A portion of the Pseudomonas synxantha BG33R genome contains these proteins:
- a CDS encoding GspE/PulE family protein, which produces MHIPHTDQVCAWLMQHAGLKTLDLERARRLSDDPRDLLGLLTRLGLVSEIELARAWADLLAAPLLATDAAPPLLDPLPAVTERFLRHYHLVPMGWDEGGLRVLAANPTQRYPFQALAYACQVPVWLAIGAHTDVEGLIERYYGQGRSAMGTLIENLDEQGGALEDIEHLKDMASEAPVIRLVNLILQRAVEQRASDIHIEPFENQLKVRYRIDGVLHDAEAPPASSSAAVISRVKIMARLDIAERRLPQDGRIMLRIQGKALDLRVSTVPTSFGESVVMRLLDRQTVQFDFPSLGFNGQRLAVFLDLLERPHGILLVTGPTGSGKTTTLYTALARLNTAERKIITVEDPVEYQLEGINQIQVKPAIGLDFAGALRAIVRQDPDVIMIGEIRDLETCRIAVQSSLTGHLVLSTLHTNSAAASITRLLDMGVESYLIASTVSGILAQRLVRRLNPATRVAFQAPPALIKEHGLDRLTEQRPILLYHGDYHGRSALTELLVMNDELRSLLMAHADAATLEQAARRGGLRTLYEDGLRQALAGVTSLEEVLRVTRGEDA; this is translated from the coding sequence ATGCACATCCCGCACACCGACCAGGTGTGCGCGTGGCTGATGCAGCACGCCGGGCTTAAAACGCTGGATCTGGAACGCGCCCGGCGCTTATCCGATGACCCTCGCGACCTGCTGGGTTTACTCACGCGCCTGGGCCTGGTGTCCGAAATCGAACTGGCCCGCGCCTGGGCCGATCTGCTGGCTGCGCCATTGCTGGCGACCGACGCTGCGCCGCCGTTGCTTGACCCATTACCCGCCGTGACCGAGCGCTTCCTGCGTCATTACCACCTGGTGCCCATGGGCTGGGACGAGGGCGGCCTGCGCGTGCTGGCCGCCAACCCGACGCAGCGGTACCCGTTCCAGGCCCTGGCGTATGCCTGCCAAGTTCCTGTCTGGCTGGCCATCGGCGCGCATACCGACGTAGAGGGCCTGATCGAGCGGTACTACGGCCAGGGCCGTTCGGCCATGGGCACGCTGATCGAAAACCTCGATGAGCAGGGTGGTGCCCTCGAAGATATCGAGCATCTCAAGGACATGGCTTCCGAAGCGCCGGTGATTCGCCTGGTCAACCTGATCCTGCAACGCGCCGTGGAACAACGGGCGTCGGATATCCATATCGAACCCTTCGAAAACCAGCTCAAGGTGCGCTACCGCATCGATGGCGTGCTGCACGACGCCGAAGCGCCGCCCGCCAGTTCGTCGGCGGCGGTGATCTCGCGGGTCAAGATCATGGCGCGCCTGGACATCGCCGAGCGGCGCCTGCCCCAGGATGGGCGCATCATGCTGCGCATCCAGGGCAAGGCGTTGGATTTGCGCGTGTCCACGGTGCCCACCAGCTTCGGCGAGTCGGTGGTGATGCGCCTGTTGGACCGGCAAACCGTGCAGTTCGACTTTCCAAGCCTGGGTTTTAATGGCCAGCGCCTGGCAGTCTTCCTTGATTTGCTCGAGCGGCCCCACGGCATCCTGCTGGTCACCGGGCCCACGGGCTCGGGTAAAACCACCACGCTGTACACCGCCTTGGCGCGGCTCAACACCGCCGAACGCAAGATCATCACCGTGGAAGACCCGGTGGAGTACCAGCTTGAAGGTATCAACCAGATCCAGGTCAAGCCCGCCATCGGCCTGGACTTTGCCGGAGCGCTGCGCGCCATCGTGCGCCAGGACCCGGACGTGATCATGATCGGTGAAATCCGCGACCTGGAAACCTGCCGCATCGCCGTCCAATCTTCACTCACCGGCCATCTGGTGCTCTCAACCCTGCACACCAACAGCGCCGCCGCCAGCATCACACGCTTGCTGGACATGGGCGTGGAAAGCTACCTGATCGCCTCCACCGTCAGCGGCATTCTCGCCCAGCGCCTGGTGCGGCGCCTGAACCCGGCCACACGGGTCGCGTTCCAGGCACCGCCGGCGTTGATCAAGGAACACGGCCTGGATCGCCTCACCGAGCAGCGCCCGATCCTGCTGTATCACGGCGACTACCACGGCCGCAGCGCCCTCACCGAATTGCTGGTGATGAATGACGAGTTGCGCAGCCTGCTGATGGCCCACGCCGACGCCGCCACCCTTGAGCAAGCCGCCCGCCGCGGCGGTTTGCGCACCTTGTATGAAGACGGCCTGCGTCAGGCACTGGCGGGCGTCACGTCCCTGGAAGAAGTGTTGCGCGTCACCCGTGGAGAGGATGCGTGA